TTGTTCAGGTTGTGGATACCCTCAAGTCTTTTGGGGCAATGAGTTATAGTATAGTCGTGGCTACTTCTTCTGAGGACCCTCCAGCTCTGGTCTATCTTACTCCATATGTAGCCTGTGCCATTGGGGAGTATTTTATGTATCAGGGCGAGGATGTGCTTCTGGTGTACGATGACCTGACCAAACATGCTAATGCTTATCGAACCATCGCTCTTTTGATGCGCCGGCCTCCGGGAAGGGAATCGTATCCGGGGGATATCTTCTATATTCATTCGAGTTTACTGGAACGGAGCGCTCAACTGTCGGAAGATTTGGGTGGCGGTTCCTTGAGTGCGCTTCCTATTGCAGAGACTCAGGAAGGTGATATCTCGGCATATATTCCCACTAATATTATTTCCATTACGGATGGACAGATTTATCTTGAGAGTGGGCTCTTTGCTAGAGGTTTTATGCCTGCAATAAATATAGGGCTTTCGGTTTCGAGGGTGGGGGGAGAAGCGCAGACCCCCATCATGAAGAGTGTGGCAAAAAGGCTACGATTGGATTTGTCGCAGTACTTTGAGTTGGAGGACTTTGCTCGCTTCAGTTCGGATCTCGACGAAATAACCAAAAAACAACTCGAACGTGGGAAAAGGGTATTGCAACTTTTGACCCAGCCTCGGTTCACTCCTTTACCATTGGCTTGGGAAATTGTCTGTATTTTTTCTGCTACTCAGGGACTGGTAGATAAAGTCCCCTGGGAACGAATCAAAGACTGGGAAGCGCAACTTTATGCTTACTTCGAGACAGAGAGATCAGAGCTCCTTGAGCGTTTGGAAAAAGAGGTATCCTGGTCTCGGGACTTGGAGGAGGAACTGAAGGTCACCATTATGCAGTTCACTGAAAGATTCCTGGAGATATAGAAGGATGGCTAAAATTCAGGGAATCAAAAAACAGATTGCTCTGGTCAGGCAAATTCAACACGTGACCCATGCGATGAAGACTCTTTCCGCGGTTCGTTTGCGACTGGGGAAAGAAACTGTAGAGCAGGTTCGCCACTTTGTGGAGAATTTAAAAAAGAATTTGGAAACCATCGAACTTTATATGCCCTCTCTCGTATTTCCAGAGGATCGAATTCTTCTTTTGGCTATATTTTCGGATAAGGGCTTGGTGGGAGGTTTTAATAAGAATGTTGCCGACGCCGTGTTCCGCTTTGTGGAATTGAAAGGTCTTCCCCGAGTAAAAATTGCAATTTTGGGAAAACAGGGAGAGCGGGAATTGCGAGAGCTGCAAAAAAATGTAGTTCTGGTTTCTTCTTTATCGTTACATCATGTTCCCCACTATGCTGGTGTGCGGGACCTGGCGTTTCGGATTATGAAAATGAGGGAGGAAGGACGCTATACGTACCTCTATATTGCTTTTACTCGTTATTTTTCGATCACCTCTCGTGCTCTACAGATTGTACAGGTATTTCCGCCACAACTTCACACGAAATTGCTTCCAATACAAGATCGAAAGAAATTAGAGGTAGAACATCTGCTTTTTGGCGATTTGATTTCCTTACGGAGGACCTTGGAGCAACAGTATCTTGTAGGGATGCTTTATCAAACAGTGATGGAGTCTTTCGTCAGTGAGCACGCCGCAAGGTTTACCATCATGGATGCAGCGACGACCCATTCTAAGGATATTATTGAATCACTGACTATTTTTTACCACAAGAAGCGTCAAGAGAGAATCACGCAGGAATTGAATGAGGTCACGAGCGCCGCGGAAGTTTTATAATTTTTGAAGGGATGTGGCGTGTATGAGGATTGGTTTGGTTGAGCAGGTTTTTGGACAGGTTGTGGATGTTCGTTTTCCTCAGCACGATGTGCCTCCTATCCATAATGCTTTGTTTGTTCCTAAAAGAAACGAGGGAGACATTTCATCCCCTCCCCTGACCTTGGAGGTTCATGGACATCTTGGGGAAGGGCTGGTGCGTTGCATTGCTATTCAGGATACCATGGGTTTACAGAGAGGGGTGGAGGTACAGGATACCGGAGGGCCGATTCAGGTACCAGTGGGAAAAGAAACTTTAGGGAGAATGTTTAATGTTCTGGGAGAGCCAGTTGACCAGAGAGGCTCGATAAGAACGTCCTTGCGGTATCCCATCCATCGTTTGGCTCCGCCGTTAACAGAGCGTACACTCTCGGGAGAGGTTTTCCATACGGGAATAAAAATCCTTGACCTTATGTGTCCCTATATTCGTGGGGGCAAGACCGGGCTTTTTGGTGGTGCTGGGGTGGGGAAAACCATTCTCATCATGGAGTTGATCCATCGTACTGCGACCACTCATCGGGGGGTTTCGGTTTTTGCAGGAGTCGGCGAGCGGAGTCGAGAAGGAAATGATTTATGGGTTCAGATGCAGAACAGTGGGGTACTCAATCACACCGTCCTTGTTTTCGGGCAGATGAATGAACCACCTGGAGCTCGGTTTCGAGTGGCTTTGACAGCTCTGACTATGGCTGAGTATTTCCGTGATGTTCTTTCTCAGGATGTCCTGCTCTTCATTGATAATATTTTTCGCTATGTCCAGGCAGGGTCGGAAGTTTCTGCTCTTCTGGGTCGTATTCCTTCCGCGGTAGGGTATCAACCCACCTTGGCGGAAGAAATTGGCATGATTGAGGAACGAATTGCTTCCACGACTAATGGTTCTATTACCTCGGTTCAGGCCATCTATGTACCAGCAGATGACTTAACGGACCCTGCTCCGGCAACCACGTTTCACCATCTTGACTCTATTACGGTTCTTTCTCGCAGACTTTTTGAACAGGGGTTTTATCCTGCGGTGGATCCCATTCAGTCGACTTCCCGAGCACTGGATATGGCCATAGTTGGAGAAAAACACTGGCGTCTTGCGCAAAAAGTGAGGCAGGTGATTGCTCATTATCTGGAACTTCAGGATATCATCGCTATTCTGGGTATGGAGGAATTATCGGAGGAAGACAAACTCGTCGTCAATCGAGCTCGTAAAATCCAGCGTTTTCTGACGCAGCCATTTTTTGTTGCAGAGAACTTTACCGGTATTCCTGGGGTGTTTGTTCCTTTGGAAGAGACACTGAACGGAGTAGAAATGATTCTCAGTGGAGAGTGTGATTCCTGGCCAGAGCAGGCCTTCTATATGACTGGAACTATTACCCAGGTTGAAACGAAGGTCAAGGAGTCTTTAAAAAAATGAAGAATTTAGAGTTACGCATAGTGACTCCAGAGAAAACCGTAATCCTTCCTCGGGTACAGTCGCTGGTACTCGATTGTCCAGATGGGAAGCGGGGTGTTTTGCCTGGACATGTGCCTGCACTTTTTGAAGTTGCTATTGGTATTTTGCGTTGTATAGATGACGCTGATGAGGAACACTATTTCTCAATCGCGGGAGGGGTTGCCGAAGTGAACCCGCGCAGTGTGGTCATCACAACGGGTAGTGTGGAGGAAGCTCACGAAATTGATGTTGAACGAGCTAGAGAGGCGCTCAAGCGGGCGGAGAAGCGGCTGCGAGAAAAGTCTGCTGAGACAGATTTTATTCGTGCTCAAGCCGCGATCTTGCGAGCTTTAGCACGACTTCGGGTCAGTGAGTCCTTACAAAGGACGAAGAAAAGTTAGAAAGGTTTCGACTTGTAAGTAGTGCAGTGGTATGGGAAAATTAATCGAGAATGTTTGTAGGTTAAAAGCGTATGGTTTATTTTTTGAGTAAGTATCTGGCTCTTTTCCTGTTGAAGCTTTTTTTTCGTTTCCGAGTCAAAGGTCAGTTTTCTATTCCCAAGGAGGGACCCTGTGTTATTGTTTCAAATCATTCCAGTTATCTTGATCCCATTGTGATAGGGTGTGCTGCGCCGCGGCGAGTCTACTTTGTCGCCAAAGAGGAACTTTTCCGCAATCCGCTGGCACGGTTTTTTCTGTATCAGCTGGGAGCTTTTCCCCTTCGAAGGAAGGAAGTTGACCAAGTTGCAGTGAAAAGAATTTTTACCCTCCTGCGGCAGGGGAAGGTGGTTTGTCTTTTTCCCGAAGGGACACGCAACGACGGCGTGATCAGAGAATTTAAACCTGGAGTGATTAAGCTGCTACTAAAAGCAAAAGTTCCTCTGGTCGTCGCTGGGATTCGAGGAACTTACGAGAGTTTTCCGCGGGGAGCAAGGTTTCCTCGACCCTTTCCCATTCAAGTAGCTTTTTCACATCTTCTGCTTTCTTCGACGGTGGGAGAACTCGAATTGAGCATTCACAAAGAGATGGAGGTATTACTAGGTGAAGGTGGTAAGGAGTCGTAAAAAAACAGTGCTCGCTGTCCTTGTCGTGTATCTCTGCTTCTTTCTTTCTGGAAGTGTGCAGGCTGTAGAATTTCCCTGGAAGCTGGAGAAAAGCTTTGAAGAAGTTGCCGAGGATCCCCCTTTTATGAATTACCCGGTAGGAGTGGTGGTGGACTCTGGGACGGGAGTGGTTTGGGTGAGTGATTGGGGAAACAACCGGGTTCTGGCTTTTACCCGAGAAGGGAAACTTTTGAAATCTATTCCAGGTCTTCAAGGACCGGTAGGGCTGGCTTTACGCAGCGGGAAACTTTTTGTGGTGGAGCAGAAAGGGAATCAGGTCAAAATTTTCGACACGGTGACGGGAAATGTAGTAGTTTCGCTGAAGCCCGAAAAATCGTCTTTCCGTGAACCCCGGGGAATATGGGTTGATGGGGAGGGAAATATATATGTGGCTGATACTGGGAATTCACGGATCGTGATTTTCGATTCTTCGGGTAAAGAAATCGATTCTTTGGGTAAAGAGGGAATGGGTGACGGAGAGTTTTATTATCCGAGGGGTATTACAGTAGACCGTGAGGGACACATCTGGATTGTGGACACGGCGCACAATTGCGTTCAAGTACTTGACAAAAGTGGTCGGTTCTTATTCCGTTTTGGTCGGGAAGGAAGCGAGGATGTGAACTTCCGTCATCCCCGATATATTTTTGTGCAGAATGATTTTGTTTTTATCTCTGATTATCGTAATCACCGTATCACAATTTATGATCGGCAAGGTAATCTTGTAACTACCATTGGTGGCAAGGAAGGTATTGGAGAGTTAGATTTTTCATATCCTGAAGGAGTATGGGTGGATGAGGAAGGGATATTATGGGTAGCTGATGCCGGAAACAACCGGGTAAAGGCCATCAACGCGGTTTTCCTGCTTCAGCCTAAGCGATACCTTCTCTCTCTTTTGGAAAGTGGAAATGATGGCGATTTTTTTGCTCTGTGGGAACGCCTTTCTCCAGAGGAGAGGAAAGATCCGGAATTGGCAAGGCTGGTCTTTCGTTTTCTCCAAAAACGTGGCGATCTGGAAGGTATGATAGCTCAGGCTGAAGAACTCTTTCTTAACGACGCAGAACATCGGGATAGGTGGAGAAAGACTTTGGGTGAACTGTATTACCTGAAGGGAAAAGAATTACGCAAAATCGGGAAAGCGGAAAGCGCCCGAGAGTTTTATCTCAGGTCTTTTCGGAATGGTTACTGGCGTGCTTTTCTCTCTTTCCTTTGGCTTTCTTTTCTTCTGATGGGTGGGTCAAATGTCTTTCTTTTGGTTCTCGCCCTTGTGCTTCTTTTGCTTCTTTTAGTTTTCTATCGAATAAAAATGTACCGTAAGAGGTGGTCAAAATGGTAAGAAAACCAGCGGTATCTGGATATTTTTATCCTTCGCAGGGAGAGGAACTGCGCGCTATGGTTAGAACCATGTTGACCGAAGAAACGAAGCAAGTGATTCAAAGGTCCCTGCAGGGTGCAAAAGGTGTTGTCGGTGTGGTCAGCCCCCATGCTGGATATATCTATTCTGGAAAGATTGCCGCGTACTCTTCTTATGCTCTCTCTCTTTCTCCCCCTGTAGAGACTGTGGTGCTCATTGGACCAAATCACCGAGGGATCGGGGCAGAAGTGGCTCTGGGAGGCGAGGATTTCTGGCAAACTCCCCTCGGCCTTGTGGCCTTGGATCGAGAAGCGATTGATTTTTTGGTGGAACACAACCCCTTTTTTCGGGTGGATTCAGAGGCTCATCGATTAGAACACTCTCTGGAGGTGCAGCTCCCTTTTCTGCAATGTTTTCTTTCCTATGATTTTAAGGTGCTGCCAATTGCGCTTGTCAAACAGGATCCAGCGACGGCTCGCGCTATTGCCGAAGCTTTGAAAAAACTCAGTGCGTGTCGCAGGCTTTGTATCGTTGCCAGCAGCGATTTTTCCCATTATGAAGAGGCGAATGTGGTAACCGAAAAAGATTCTGCCCTGATTGTTCGTATTCTTTCTCTGGATGTCGAAGGTTTTTATAGGGAAATGTATACACGAGGAATCAGTGTTTGTGGTCCTGGGGGTATTGCAGTATTGATGGAATATCACCGAAATATCTCAGGAAGTAAGGGATCTCTTTTGGTGTATACGCACAGTGGTGAGGTAACCGGTGATATGGACCGAGTTGTAGGGTATGCTTCGATAATTTTTCCAAAATTATCCTCCTGAATCTCTTGACAGACCTGCGTAAATCTTTTACAATGACCAATTGTCGGTTTGAAAGCCCAATTGTTTCATGGAAAAGGATGGGTTGTTTATTTTTTCTGCTATTTTTGGTATGAGAATTTGATAGGTATTGATAAGTGTTGCTCCCATTTTTAACTTCCCCTCAAAGGTGGTGTGATGCGTGAGTCTGGGTTATGTGAGAAGGCGAAGTTTTGCTAAGATTCCTCCTTGTGCCGAGATTCCCAACCTCATAGAGATTCAGCGAGATTCTTTCCAGTGGTTTCTCCAGGCAGATGTTGTTCCTCAGGAGCGGAGGCGCCAGGGGTTGCAGGAAGTTTTTCTGGAAGTGTTCCCCATTCAGGATTTTACTGGTAACTTGATTCTGGAGTTTCTGGAATACCGTCTGGAAGAACCGCCTCTGAGCATCAAAGAGGCCAAAGAAAAAGGAAGAACCTACGCTGCTCCGCTGTACGTTCGAGTACGATTGATTGATCGACGAACCAATGAAATTCGAGAGCAGGACGTCTACATGGGTGATATGCCACTTATGACCGATAAGGGTACTTTTGTGGTCAATGGAGCCGAGCGAGTGGTGGTGACACAGCTCGTGCGTTCTCCTGGAGTTTTCTTTTCCAGAGAGGTGACTGCTACTGGAAAAGTGGAATACGGATTTAAAATTATCCCGAATCGAGGGGCTTGGCTCGAGTTCGGTATCGATCCTGGGGATGTGCTTTTTGTGCGGGTGGATAAACGTCGTAAAATTAACGCCTGTACTTTGGTGAGAGCTTTTGGATTTGACAGTAATGAAGATATCCTGTCTCTTTTCGATCGTCATCCCTTAATTCGCAAAACTCTGGAAAAAGACCCTTCCAGCAATGCCAGAGAAGCAGTTACAGAAATGTTTCGGCGCTTGAGACCCAGCGAACCGCCTACTGAGGAGAATACCCGTGATTTTATCCGGTATCTCTTTAGTGATCCTCGACATTACGATCTGGGAGAAGTGGGGCGCTACAAAATCAACAATAAATTAAGATTGGAAGAACGGATTGTGCGCATAGAAGAACCGATGGTGGCTGAAGATCTGGTCATTGACCTTGCGGAACGGAAGGTTTTGCGGGAATTTTCTCCGGAAATGGAAAGCGATTTCTCCCGCTATCAGGTGGTTTTGAAAAGGAATGACCGCCTGAACCGGCAGCTTGCTCAGGAAATTGAATGGCTAAGCCAGGAATATCCCATAGAGTACGTTAAAGTGTTTAACGAAGAAGACTTTGAAGTCAAAGTCTACGTGGAGCGAGAAGATACCTGGGAGGTGCTCTCCGAAAATCTGGAGGGTCGGGTGTTAACCGAGGACGTCAAGGATATCGATACGGGAACAGTGCTTTTAGAAAAAGGAAAAGAGTTGACGCTTGATCTGATCCGAGAACTTCGAGGGCTGGGTATCGAGAAGGTACGGGTTAAAAAGAGTAGAACCCTTGCTCCCGAGGACGTGGTGGGGAGTATCCGGTATCTTTTGAACCTTATTGATGGTATCGGATATGATGATGATATTGACCATCTTGGGAACCGTCGAGCAAGACTTGTAGGGGAACTCTTGCAAAATCAATTTCGCACCGGCCTACTCCGAGTGGAAAAGGTCATAAGAGAAAGAATGACCATCCAGCCTGATACCGAATCTCCCACTCCTCAGAGTTTGATTAACGTTCGTCCAGTGGTAGCGGCTTTGCGGGAGTTCCTGGGGAGTAGTCCTCTATCGCAATTTATGGATCAGATTAATCCTCTTTCTGAAATTACTCACAAACGGCGTCTGAGTGCTCTGGGGCCGGGGGGACTGAGCAGAGAGCGAGCCGGTTTTGAGGTTCGAGATGTTCATTATACCCATTATGGTCGAATGTGCCCCATTGAGACTCCCGAAGGACCCAATATTGGTCTTATTACTTCGATTTGCATTTTTGCCAAAGTAAACGAATATGGGTTTATTGAGACTCCCTATCGCCGGGTCGTAGATGGGAGATTAACCAACGAGATTATATATTTAACTGCTGATGAAGAAGATCGTTATCACATCGCGCCTTCAGACGTGAAGGTTGGCCAGGATGGGGTGCTTGTAGAAGAAACAGTGGTGGTCCGTTTTCGGGGTAAGATCGTGGAGGTTCCAAAAAGTAAAGTCGATTTTATGGATGTTTCTCCTCAGCAGATTATCAGCGTTTCGGCTTCGTTGATTCCCTTTTTGGAACACAACGACGCGAACCGGGCACTCATGGGCACGAACATGCAAAGACAAGCTGTTCCTCTTCTTGCTCCTCATCCCCCTTACATTGGAACTGGAATGGAGTATAAAGTGGCACAGGACTCCGGAGCAACGGTGGTGGCCAGAAGAGCTGGCTGGGTGAGGAAGGCAGATAGTTTACGTATTGAAATCGAAACGGAAGATGGTTTTATCGATGTTTACGAACTGGATAAGTTTCAGCGTTCCAACCAAAGTACCTGCATTAACCATAAGCCGATTGTAAGAAAAGGAGATTTTATTTCCAAGGGGCAGGTCATTGCTGACGGTCCGTGTACTGCGATGGGTGAGGTTTCCTTGGGGAGAAATGTGCTTGTGGCGTTTATGCCCTGGGAAGGAGAGAATTTTGAGGATGCCATCGTCATCAGCGAAAGGTTGGTCAAAGAGGATGTTTTTACTTCTATTCACATTGAAGAGTACGAAATAGAGGCTCGGGAAACCAAGCTGGGTCCTGAAGAAATTACCCGAGATATTCCTAATCTGGGAGAAGACATGTTACGTAACCTGGATGAGAGCGGAATCATCCGGATTGGAGCAGATGTGAAACCGGGTGATATTCTGGTGGGGAAGGTAACCCCCAAAGGAGAGACCGAGTTGACGCCTGAAGAGAAGCTCTTGCGGGCTATTTTTGGCGAGAAAGCTCGGGAAGTCCGAGATACATCGCTCCGGGTACCTCATGGTGAATATGGTAAGGTTATTGACGTGAAAGTGTTTTCCCGGGAAAGCGGCGACGAACTATCTCCTGGGGTCAATAAGCTGGTAAAAGTCTTTGTCGCTCAGAAGCGGAAGATCTCGGTGGGCGATAAGATGGCGGGACGTCACGGAAATAAAGGGGTTATCGCTCGAGTGGTCGCCGAAGAAGACATGCCTTATCTTCCCGATGGTACACCGGTTGACATTGTGCTGAATCCTCTGGGAGTGCCGTCACGTATGAATATCGGTCAAATTTTGGAAACCCATTTGGGATGGATTGCTAATAAAGAAAAGCAATTTGTAGCCAGTCCACCCTTTGATGGCGCGAGGGAAAGGGAAATTCTGGAAGCTATTAACAAAGTGCAGTCGCCTGAAGGCAGGGTGGATTTTGAAGAATTTTTTGACCACCGTGTTTCGAGAGATCTACAGATTGACCATGATGGAAAAACTGTACTCTATGATGGGAGAACCGGTGAACCCCTGGATAACCGGGTTACTGTGGGATATATCTATATGATGAAACTGGCCCACCTGGTAGAAACCAAGATTCATGCTCGTTCCACTGGTCCATACTCGCTTGTAACCCAGCAGCCTCTCGGTGGTAAGGCGCAGTTTGGTGGTCAGCGCTTTGGCGAGATGGAGGTCTGGGCTCTGGAAGGGTATGGTGCAGCATATACTCTGCAGGAAATGCTTACGGTAAAATCGGATGACATCACTGGGAGAGTGAAGGCATACGAAGCCATTGTGAAAGGTAAAAATGTATTTAAGCCTTCTCTGCCTGAGTCTTTTAAAGTACTGGTTAAGGAGTTGCAGAGCTTGTGTTTGAGTGTGAAGGTTTTTGATGCCAAGAAAAAGGAAATTTCCCTGGAGGAAATGGAAAACACTGAAGAAGAGGGAACAAACTTGGGTGTAAATCTCCAGGGACGCGAAAAAAAGTGAGAAAAGGGGGAAGGACCCTTGGTGGATGTGAACGACCTTGGCGCGATTCAAATTGGATTGGCCTCTCCCGAGGAAATCAGAAAGTGGTCTCGGGGTGAAGTCAAAAAGCCGGAGACGATAAATTACCGCACTTTGAAGCCAGAAAAGGACGGTCTCTTTTGCGAGAAGATTTTCGGTCCTACCAAAGATTGGGAATGCTACTGTGGTAAATACAAAAGAGTAAAAGATAAGGGAATGGTCTGCGATCGATGTGGAGTAGAGATCACCAAATCTTCGGTCCGGCGTGAACGTCTGGGGCACATTGAGCTGGCTACTCCGGTTTCCCATATCTGGTATTTTAAGAGTATACCCAGTAAGATGGCCCTTCTTCTGGGGATTATTCCTAAGAATCTGGAAAAGGTACTCTATTTTGCTTCGGGTCGGAAAAGGGAGGATTGTTATAAAGTTATTGACCCTGGTTCTACGGATCTGGGTGCCGGAGCAATCATTCGGGAGACCGAATACAAGATTTACTCGAAATATGATCCAAGTTTTCGGGCTGAACCGGCTCACCACATTGTGGAAGTGCACAGCCTTCCTTTTTCGATTGGTGACCGTCTGACTCTTAAGGATTACACTCGCTATCATTCTAAGTACAAGGATAGTTTCACTGCAGAGCCGGTTGATGAAAACCACTTTGAAGTGGTCGATATAAAGGTTTTCCCCTACCAGCGGGATGAAGAACTGTCGGAATCCGAGGTCAACCAGCTGCGAGAAGTGTTTGGAGGACTTTTTGAGGAGAATGTCCTTTCTGATACGGTGGAAGAACCATGTTATATTGTGGTAAATCCTGGCAAAACTGGCCTTAAGGTTTCCCAAATGATTCTGGAAACCGAAGCTCGTCTTCTTTCTCATTATGATCCTGAGTTCAAAGCTGGAGTCGGTGCTGAAGCGGTACGGGAAATTCTGAAGAACATTGATGTGCACCAGTTGGCTCGAGAACTGCGTAAAGAACTGAAAGAATCTTCTGGAGCCAAGGCCAAAAAGCTTATCAAAAGACTTCAAGTGGTGGAATCCTTCTGCAAGTCTGGAAACCGACCGGAGTGGATGATTCTTGAAGTCATTCCAGTGCTTCCACCGGATCTCCGACCCATGGTCCAGCTTGACGGGGGAAGGTTTGCTGCTTCCGACTTGAATGACCTCTATCGGCGGGTAATTAACCGAAATAACCGTCTGAAGAGACTTCTCCAGCTTGGTGCTCCGGAAATTATCGTGAAAAATGAGAAAAGGATGCTTCAGGAAGCTGTTGATGCCCTTTTTGATAACGGCCGTCGAGGGCGACCGGTGCTCGGTCCTGGCAATCGACCTCTGAAGTCGTTGAGCGACATGCTCCGGGGTAAAAAGGGTCGTTTCCGTCAAAATCTCCTGGGGAAACGGGTTGATTATTCTGGCCGTTCGGTAATTGTTTCTGGACCACGGCTTCGGTTTGATCAGTGCGGGATTCCCAAAAAAATGGCTCTGGAACTGTTTAAACCCTTTGTGATGAAAAAACTGGTGGACAAGGGATTTGCCCATAATATTAAGAGTGCCAAGCGAATGGTAGAGAAGGTCCGCGATGAGGTCTGGGGTATCCTGGAAGAAGTGATTGCCGAACATCCGGTACTGTTGAATCGTGCTCCAACGCTTCACCGCCTGAGTATTCAGGCCTTTCAGCCAGTGCTTGTGGAAGGGAACGCCATTCAGCTCCATCCCCTGGTATGTCCAGCTTTTAATGCTGACTTTGACGGTGATCAGATGGCGGTGCATGTGCCCCTTTCGGCGGAAGCACAGGCCGAGGCACAAATCATCATGCTATCATCGCACAATATTCTATCTCCTGCTCATGGAAAGCCCATCGCGGTTCCCACCCAGGATATGGTTTTAGGCTGTTACTATCTGACGCTTCTTGGTAACAAAGGTGCAAAGAGGAGAATTTTCCGCGATGTTAATGAAGCAATGCTTGCATATTCTTTCCGGAAACTTGACTTGCATGAACCCATTTTTGTTAGGGAAATTACTGAGCGTCATCCCGAAATTCGGGAAACCACGGTGGGAAGAATCATCTTCAACCAGGTTCTTCCTGAGGGGATGCCTTATTATAATGAGTCCATTACCAAAAAGAAACTTTCGGAGATTGTGGATCTCTGTTACCGAAACTTTGGAAACCTGGTCACGGTGCAGTTGCTTGATAGGATTAAGGAATTAGGATTTCATTATGCTACTAAGTCTGGCTCGACCATTGGAGTTCTGGATCTCGAAATTCCGGTTGAAAAAACCGAGATCATCGAAGAAGCGACTCAACGCGTTGAGGAGATTAACGAGCATTATAACGAGGGTCTCATTACCAGTGAGGAACGAGAGCAAAAAGTGATTGATGTCTGGACTGATGCTTCCAACAAGATTGCTGATGCCATATTGAAAAGCCTGAGTGATTTTAACCCGGTGAACATGATGGCCAAATCCGGAGCTCGAGGGAGTATCCGTCAGGTTAGCCAGCTCGCTGGTATGCGCGGGCTTATGGCTGATCCTTCAGGAAGGATCATTGAATATCCCATCCGGGCCAATTTCCGGGAGGGTCTGAGTGTTCTTGAATACTTTATTTCCACTCATGGAGCGAGGAAAGGATTGGCTGATACAGCCCTTCGGACGGCCAAATCCGGGTATCTCACTA
This portion of the Atribacterota bacterium genome encodes:
- a CDS encoding F0F1 ATP synthase subunit alpha, whose product is MSVLEEVVRKTKEIVRSYQVRPEIHEVGELLEVQDGVALVKGLKKALVGEQLLFAGKIPGQVFNLERERLRCIILGDYTTLRAGDPVFRVKGTLEIPVGKELLGRTIDPLGNPLDGGAPLSAHSKRPVFSPAPRIVDRVPVQRPLLTGVKIVDAMIPLGKGQRELLIGDRRTGKTSLALDVIINQKGKNVICIYAGIGQKLSSIVQVVDTLKSFGAMSYSIVVATSSEDPPALVYLTPYVACAIGEYFMYQGEDVLLVYDDLTKHANAYRTIALLMRRPPGRESYPGDIFYIHSSLLERSAQLSEDLGGGSLSALPIAETQEGDISAYIPTNIISITDGQIYLESGLFARGFMPAINIGLSVSRVGGEAQTPIMKSVAKRLRLDLSQYFELEDFARFSSDLDEITKKQLERGKRVLQLLTQPRFTPLPLAWEIVCIFSATQGLVDKVPWERIKDWEAQLYAYFETERSELLERLEKEVSWSRDLEEELKVTIMQFTERFLEI
- a CDS encoding FoF1 ATP synthase subunit gamma; its protein translation is MAKIQGIKKQIALVRQIQHVTHAMKTLSAVRLRLGKETVEQVRHFVENLKKNLETIELYMPSLVFPEDRILLLAIFSDKGLVGGFNKNVADAVFRFVELKGLPRVKIAILGKQGERELRELQKNVVLVSSLSLHHVPHYAGVRDLAFRIMKMREEGRYTYLYIAFTRYFSITSRALQIVQVFPPQLHTKLLPIQDRKKLEVEHLLFGDLISLRRTLEQQYLVGMLYQTVMESFVSEHAARFTIMDAATTHSKDIIESLTIFYHKKRQERITQELNEVTSAAEVL
- the atpD gene encoding F0F1 ATP synthase subunit beta: MRIGLVEQVFGQVVDVRFPQHDVPPIHNALFVPKRNEGDISSPPLTLEVHGHLGEGLVRCIAIQDTMGLQRGVEVQDTGGPIQVPVGKETLGRMFNVLGEPVDQRGSIRTSLRYPIHRLAPPLTERTLSGEVFHTGIKILDLMCPYIRGGKTGLFGGAGVGKTILIMELIHRTATTHRGVSVFAGVGERSREGNDLWVQMQNSGVLNHTVLVFGQMNEPPGARFRVALTALTMAEYFRDVLSQDVLLFIDNIFRYVQAGSEVSALLGRIPSAVGYQPTLAEEIGMIEERIASTTNGSITSVQAIYVPADDLTDPAPATTFHHLDSITVLSRRLFEQGFYPAVDPIQSTSRALDMAIVGEKHWRLAQKVRQVIAHYLELQDIIAILGMEELSEEDKLVVNRARKIQRFLTQPFFVAENFTGIPGVFVPLEETLNGVEMILSGECDSWPEQAFYMTGTITQVETKVKESLKK
- the atpC gene encoding ATP synthase F1 subunit epsilon, coding for MKNLELRIVTPEKTVILPRVQSLVLDCPDGKRGVLPGHVPALFEVAIGILRCIDDADEEHYFSIAGGVAEVNPRSVVITTGSVEEAHEIDVERAREALKRAEKRLREKSAETDFIRAQAAILRALARLRVSESLQRTKKS
- a CDS encoding lysophospholipid acyltransferase family protein, whose protein sequence is MVYFLSKYLALFLLKLFFRFRVKGQFSIPKEGPCVIVSNHSSYLDPIVIGCAAPRRVYFVAKEELFRNPLARFFLYQLGAFPLRRKEVDQVAVKRIFTLLRQGKVVCLFPEGTRNDGVIREFKPGVIKLLLKAKVPLVVAGIRGTYESFPRGARFPRPFPIQVAFSHLLLSSTVGELELSIHKEMEVLLGEGGKES
- a CDS encoding NHL repeat-containing protein; amino-acid sequence: MKVVRSRKKTVLAVLVVYLCFFLSGSVQAVEFPWKLEKSFEEVAEDPPFMNYPVGVVVDSGTGVVWVSDWGNNRVLAFTREGKLLKSIPGLQGPVGLALRSGKLFVVEQKGNQVKIFDTVTGNVVVSLKPEKSSFREPRGIWVDGEGNIYVADTGNSRIVIFDSSGKEIDSLGKEGMGDGEFYYPRGITVDREGHIWIVDTAHNCVQVLDKSGRFLFRFGREGSEDVNFRHPRYIFVQNDFVFISDYRNHRITIYDRQGNLVTTIGGKEGIGELDFSYPEGVWVDEEGILWVADAGNNRVKAINAVFLLQPKRYLLSLLESGNDGDFFALWERLSPEERKDPELARLVFRFLQKRGDLEGMIAQAEELFLNDAEHRDRWRKTLGELYYLKGKELRKIGKAESAREFYLRSFRNGYWRAFLSFLWLSFLLMGGSNVFLLVLALVLLLLLLVFYRIKMYRKRWSKW
- the amrB gene encoding AmmeMemoRadiSam system protein B — its product is MVRKPAVSGYFYPSQGEELRAMVRTMLTEETKQVIQRSLQGAKGVVGVVSPHAGYIYSGKIAAYSSYALSLSPPVETVVLIGPNHRGIGAEVALGGEDFWQTPLGLVALDREAIDFLVEHNPFFRVDSEAHRLEHSLEVQLPFLQCFLSYDFKVLPIALVKQDPATARAIAEALKKLSACRRLCIVASSDFSHYEEANVVTEKDSALIVRILSLDVEGFYREMYTRGISVCGPGGIAVLMEYHRNISGSKGSLLVYTHSGEVTGDMDRVVGYASIIFPKLSS